The Bacteroides acidifaciens genome includes a region encoding these proteins:
- a CDS encoding GNAT family N-acetyltransferase, which yields MQIYIETPRLILRDWKEEDIPAFAHMNADPHVMEFFLNPLTAEETFAFYQRIQKEFQTYGFGLYAVERKEDHAFMGYTGLHQITFDVDFAPGVEIGWRLGHEYWGHGYAPEAASACMEYTRKQLDIKELYSFTSLPNLRSERVMQKIGMERMKEFDHPLVPADHPLCRHVVYHMNLR from the coding sequence ATGCAAATATATATAGAAACACCCCGCTTGATTCTCCGTGATTGGAAAGAGGAAGATATTCCGGCATTCGCCCATATGAATGCCGACCCTCATGTAATGGAATTTTTTCTCAATCCGTTAACTGCGGAAGAGACGTTTGCTTTTTACCAACGTATTCAAAAGGAATTTCAAACCTATGGTTTCGGACTGTATGCCGTTGAGCGTAAAGAAGACCATGCGTTTATGGGATATACCGGGTTACACCAGATTACATTTGATGTAGACTTTGCGCCGGGAGTAGAAATCGGCTGGCGACTGGGACATGAATATTGGGGACATGGCTACGCTCCTGAAGCTGCAAGTGCTTGTATGGAATACACTCGTAAGCAATTGGATATTAAAGAGCTATATTCGTTTACATCTTTACCAAACCTCCGTTCGGAACGTGTAATGCAGAAGATAGGCATGGAACGTATGAAAGAGTTCGACCACCCGCTTGTTCCTGCTGACCATCCACTGTGCAGACATGTAGTTTATCATATGAATTTAAGGTAA